In Malus sylvestris chromosome 2, drMalSylv7.2, whole genome shotgun sequence, the genomic stretch TATGGTGTGGTGGTGGAGTGGTGCTGTCCGGTGGTTCCACCGTATGGTGCTGTGGTGGAGTGGTGCTGTCCGGTGGTGGAGTGGTGCTGTCCGGTGGTTCCACCGTATGGTGCTGTGGTGGAGTGGTGCTGTCCGGTGGTGGAGTGGTGCTGTCCGGTGGTTCCACCGTATGGTGCGGTGGTGGAGGTCGTATGTGATGAGTAGGCATCATCCCTATGCCCAGTCCCCGGAATCTTGTCCTTGATCTTGTCCGCAATCCCCTCATGCTGGTGCTCTCCGGTGTAGGTTGTCCCACCGTAAGGTGTAGGATGGTCCGTACGGCCCCCAGTCCCTGGAATCTTGTCCTTGATCTTGTCCATCAACCCCCTTTCACGGTACTCCCCTCCGGTGGAGGGGGCGGCAGTAGTCCCGTACCCAGTTCCAGTCGTGCCAATACCGGTATGGGCATGCGATGAGTAGTGGTCGTCAGCCCTACGTGCCCCACCAGTCCCTGGAATCTTGTCTTTGATCTTGTCCATCATCCCTCTTTTCTGTTGCTGCTGGCCTCCTGTGTACGTATCGTTAGTAGTCCCGTACCCGGTTGTGGCGGTACCGAAGCCAGTGGCTCCGGTAGTGCCATGTTGAATTGGGTTTCCAAACTGGTCTGTTTCTTGGGGTGTTGCACCGTGTTGGTTCTGATAGTGCGCCATTGTTTCAAACTGATTGCAATTTGATGAAATATTTCCGACTAATTTGATCTCAGCTGCGGATGCTTATATAGGCAAACCGCGTAGAAAAGCATGTTATGCACTAGAGTAAATCCATGCCTTCATGCCACGTTAGCAGCTGAGGACACCTGGCAGTTTTTATGACGACACGTGTAGTGTGTTAGAGTCGAACAAAATAAGATCCATTCTTTTGTCGTCAAGCTGAAGGCTCGTGACGGTTCCACCGCGTCCATATGCGATAGTTGGGGACTAGCTTACATCCGTACATCAAAATCCGTCGTGTATTGAAACTGGGGAAATTTTTATTGTTACATGAACACGGACGGTACATTACGTttttttatgtaagtgatgagaaattttattttttaaattattaacattttaacacacatGTCATACCATATGTaaaatgacacgtgatgtattATTTTGTCTGCCAGTCATACTAAAAAATATCTCTTGAAACTGGGATGGTGAGACGTGTCAGATTTCGACACGTGTTGGTATTTGGTTAATCTTGATCTTATTTTTACCGACTTTAGTAACTGGATAGGTGCCGAGGATTTTATCGTTTATCGGGTCCCACGTCAATAGATATTTTCCATTGGTTCGTAAGCACTACTGAACCGGCCCAATTTCAGCAAGTTGTGGTAGCCCACATACGGGTCCAATAGGCCTTGTCTGTGGCATAGTGATATTGGGCTGATCACCATTTGTTGAGTGGATTCGGAAAATCTGCTACGTGATACGAAAGATGAATTTTTAAGGCTTATTTACGCCCACAACTCTCGAAAATCAACTTTATTCTCACAATTCAAAATGTGTTACTTATTAATCTCTTCAAAGATTAATTTttaggaagttttaacgaaaagtccacggtattattcactttaacgaaaagccatatttttacactaaaaagtcaaacctgctactattcactttaccctttattttgtccttatcgttaaaactcaaagttttcaaacccttttcattagtttttcttaatttttattcactttacctCATACAGTCACATCCGTCAAAATTATTTTGAAAGGCGGCTCTTCTACGGTGGATCCCGATTGCTAATTTTGGTATATGATTGAATATTAAGGTATGGGATACATCATACGATGCTGCGGTTGCCCAAAGTTTTGGGTGTTCCAACAAGATGAGCAGACCCTAATCTGGACCTTCATCTGGCTTGAATACGAAGACGGTAGATGCATATTTTTCTGTTCatttttttcctccttttttACAAGCTTCAGAGCTTCTTCTAGGGAACTGGTAGCATTTCCCATCCGTACAGGTCTTCCTCTTGCAGTTTTTTTTAGTACGtcaatatttttatactaagagAAAGGAGAGTTCggctaagtcacacaatgagcagtctaatttggtatcgaattcatgagattcgaatctaagacatctcacttttAAGTGAAGAAGAAAATCACCAGATCATAGTATTCAGTGGCCTCTTGCAGTTTTGGAAGCTTAATTTTACGATGTTTGGGATACCCCTTCACAGCCTTTAGGGGAGTATACTTGGAGGTTGTTTTGCTTTCTGGATTAATGTTATTTCCTGTCCTTAGTGTAAAACTATATTGATGcactaaaaaaaatgttattaaaaGGGTATGAAGATCCTCTCGGGATCCCTTTATCGtatccgttcatcatacatcgtgcggCCAATTTTCTTTAGGTactgtttttgttcaattttaaataaaaaaaatcaaatagatTTATGGTCACATGATGACAGATGAACGGACATGATGAAGTGTTCCTTAGGATCTTCACTAAGAGGATCCGAATAGGACCCTATTCCATTAAAAGGGAATATGAACAAACAAATGGTTTTTGAAATTATAACTTATATATGTTAGGAAGTTTCAAATTCAATCTCTGGTCCAATTTTGAgtgtgaaaataatttttacACTCTTTTTCTTCGTACTCAAGTGctctaagtttattttttttgtttgattctgTTTTGATTGGTTCAATCTAAATATTAAAAGGATAATACTAGAGAGACCAAATttataaaccaaatgatgtggatgttgatgattgaattattacttaagtgttgattaatatACTTATTTCCTATTAataacacatcatttgatttgcaaatttgttttaaaattttagtcttcctaacattattcatattaaaaataaatacgaGAGTGCAtaaatcactttttttttagtgGTTCGGTTCACATTTTTCCAACAAGATCCTCTCTGGattcttttggtgaggatcATAGGGATCCGtaaatcatgtccgttcatcatacatcgtgtggtcagtttttgtcaggtagtgtttgtatttaatttttaataaaaatatttaaaatgatttctaaccgtacgatatatgatgaacagATATGATTCACAGATCTTTGGaatctcacaaagaggatccgattTCCACATTTTTGGCACCTAAAACAAGGAAATGACACCATCCATCTCTTTTCCAAAGTAGAATCATAATCACCATAGGAGTTGATTACTTATCAATTTATTGAAGAGGATGTCAGTGTTTCCTTGCATCCAAAGATTTTTAATATATAAGCCGCGATGGTCAACTTAAGTGGCGAGCGAGAGTGAAGTAATGGGTTAGAATTGAGCAAGAGTAAAGTAATTAATTGGTTAAGATCAaaatacacaatttttttttttcaatatatgAACTACTCATTAGTACGAAAAATTAACATTTATGATTGtatgatatattatttttacttAATTGCCAGTCTAATTGATATAAAACCAGACAGCCCAGTAATCTGAATTATCGAAGACTTACCCAAAAATAAAGTATAGGTTTCAACTCGTTCCAATGTAAAAAACAAATGTGCACTATACATGACGTCCCTTTGGAAGGCAATAAACTAGGTAAAATCTAGTTGAAGACAAGTCCTCACTCAAaagaggaaagaagaaaaaaagaaaggcaTGTCAAGccaataattaatttattaggTACTCCAAAGATGATCAAAGCCTAATCTTAATCGAGAattaaaaaaaccctaaacacGCTTTGGATTTCGCTTATTATAATTAAAACTTTCTTGCTCATGTGAGCATTGGTGTCATAATTGGTTGGCCACATGCTCTTATCAACCTATCAATTAAGAATAACTAATTATCATGCTTAGcctttcttttccaaatgatGTAGTGGGCGGCAACTATTGCCTTGGCTGGGCCCCATGGATAGCGAGattttacaatatatttagaatatgaatggtatgtcatatgttattatagaagtgcaagaaatttttttaagcGTTTATCCACTTGTATTCAAATACTATTTACTTCTAACTTCACAAGCCTTATTTATtcatattgaaaaaaataaaaaaataaaaagaagctcTCCATTCTCTCTCGCTGAAAACACAAAGGAAAAGTCATAGTCGCAGGCCCTAAACCTTTTTAGCTTGGGTGCCGACAGCAACCCCCTCCCTTTTCTCCTACTtccctctttctcttcttccctttttctatcttttcatttttccttccCAAACTTTTTTAGCTTGGTCTCTATTTATTCTTGAGCTTATCTCAGATTTGAGCTTCATGCTCCTTCTTAGGCATTTTTCGCCACATCCCTAGCATTTTTCGTCGGTTTGCACTgccttttgttttttagttttccTTCCTCCATCTCCTCTGTCTGTAACGTCCTGCTCCcgaaatatatattttcgggAAATAATTTCAAtgatgggcccaattaaactcttgtttatttaaCTACCATTAATCGTGATTCTTTAATTAAATGCCTTAATTCCACCCATGATTTAATTCCAGAATTCTCTAACCAAGACATATGATTATATTCTCAATTTatcaccattttcttttcttatgttAATTTCCATTCTAAAGAttaagggggtgtattcaattgggaatttgagggattttaattcttttaatgaatctaggggtattcaatcagggtTTTatgtgattctctgaaattcaaggtgtattcaattagaattttaagatagtttattaaaatccttagaaatccgggtgtatttaattaggattttaaaaaagttcataacattctaggtgtattcaattagaaattgattttaaagaatttgagaaagttgaagaattagagggaattagaGAAATTTCataatgtattttaagcatccacaaatctcacctctcccgatgagatttcgagggaattgaattaaaattttatatagaatctctacaaatcaattaaactccataaaaatccatggatttataaatccattaaaatctctcaaattctcaattgaatacacccccctaattcttgattatttaaggctgcatctaacacTGTTAGACTGCTTACGTACCCTTGAGCGGGATCAAGtctttcgtagttcacaattcaTTCTTTTATCCATTACCGAATTcatattgaccaaaagtcaactcttaATCAACAGTAGGGTCcacatgtcacatcccggcccgggcccgatgtcctcgtcggcacacttccgaccagggattggctctgataccatttgtcatatcccagcccggggcggaccacttcccgagCCCGTTCCActaccgtaacacgatattgtctgctttgggcttaccattccctcacggttttgtttttgggaactcacgagcaatttcccagtgggtcacttatcctgggagtgctctggcctccttctcgatTATATCCAAAATGCAACTGTAATCAACATAAGCAACAACGATGTACAcatttcacatcaacaagaagaaaaaaaaaaagctaaaatttACAATAACTTGGTCTTAATACTAGCTGGAGATTAAACAAGATGCTTATTATATATACTATGCATACGAAACATGAACCTGCAGCTTCAGTTCCAGCAACTTCCAAGCGCCCAGATCAGATATTGAACCCTCCCAGATCGCAATTGGGTGAAAAATTACACCGCATACCAGATATTCGAGGTTGTTGTAGAAGAGGGTGTGCTTGTCCAGCAGGATCAATTGCACCAAAGAGTGGAAAACGGTCATAATCTCTACCAATTATTCCACCAATCCTTGGAGGTACAAACGGGTTAGGGTTCCTCCTGATACGGTTGAAATAAGGCCTCTCAAATGATCTCCACGTCACTACTGCTTTCATTTGTTGCTTCCTAGTCTCCCAATTTCCAACAAATCTAAACTTCCAATTAGTCACTGTTCCTTCACCTCCGGTTCCTTCTCCTCCATTACCATTACCGAACTCATCAGCGTACTTCTGCTTCCACAACTCATCATTATTACCAAGATTTTGCAGCTCATTACAAACACAACCCACCTTGGCAATGTTAACACCAACCAATGGCTCTAGAATCTTCATTTTGATCTCCGGTGGAAGGCGCATAAGGCTCGGTGGTGCAGGCAAACTAGCCTTTGCGCAAAGATCAATCAGCAATGGGAATGTGATCCCATCTTTCACAATCTTTGATAACTCTAAAACGAACCCATCTCTGTCATTGAAATTTTAGGTTCCATAAACGAATTCAATCGTTTGCGCGAAAGCAATCTCAGGATATGTGACCCAccgagaagttctcgtgtgagttccaaaaaataaaaccgtgagggcgtggttggggcccaaagcggacaatatcttgctacgacggagtcatgcccgggatgtggtgggagcCCGGGCCAgaatgtgacaaatggtatcagagccaatccctagccggaagtgtgtcgacgaggacgtcgggtccgggatgtggtggacccaagccgggatgtgacaaatggtatcagagccaatccctggtcagaagtgtgccgacgaggacgtcgggcccctaaggggggtggattgtgacatcccaaatcgcccaggagagtgatccttaaatgtatattctcatccctacctagcacgaggcattttgggaacttactggcttcgggttccatcataactcagaagttaagcgagttcgctcGAGAgaaatcccaggatgggtgacccactgggaagttctcgtgtgagttccaaaaaacaaaaccgtgagggtgtggtcggggcccaaagtgaacaatatcttgctacggtggagtcatgcctgggatgtggtgggggcccaggccggAATGTGACAAATctttcttgcttaacttcggagttcctacggaacctgaagtcagtgagctcccaaaaggccttgtgctaggtagggatgagaatatacatttaaggatcactcccctgggcgatgtgggatgtcacaccACAATTCTACATAATTTGATCTGAAAGATccactgtaacatcccacatcgatcaACGGAGATGGgtgatatgccttatatgtacatgcccaccttttatagcacgaggcattttgggaactcattggctttgggttccatcggaacttcgaagttaagcgagttcggatgagagcattcccaggatgggtgacccactgggaagttctcacgtgagttcctagaaacaaaaccgtgagggcgtggtcggggcccaaagcggacaatatcgtgctacggcggagccgatttgggatgtgacagaatggcATTAGAGTCACTATGTTGTTCGGtgcgagtgtgccgacgaggacatcaAGCCCCTaagagggtggattgtaacatcccacatcgaccaacggagagggggtgatgtgccttatatgtacatgcccacctcctatagcacgatgcattttgggaactcactagctttgggttccattagaactccgaagttaagcaaatTCGGAtgagagcattcccaagatgggtgacccgctgggaagttctcgcgtgagttcccagaaacaaatctgtgagggcatggtcggggcccaaaacggacaatatcatgctacggcggaGCCGGTCTAGAATGTGACACTAGTCGTGCTTTTCCTTCCTCTCCTTTGCTTTCGATCCTCTTTCTTGCTTTCGATCCTCTTTCCAACCCATAATCATGAACTAGATCTCAAAGTGTTGAACTCAATCTTAACACAAGACCTTACACTCATAGTCCACTGCTGAACTAGCATGCCGAGAATTT encodes the following:
- the LOC126611998 gene encoding cold-shock protein CS120-like; translated protein: MAHYQNQHGATPQETDQFGNPIQHGTTGATGFGTATTGYGTTNDTYTGGQQQQKRGMMDKIKDKIPGTGGARRADDHYSSHAHTGIGTTGTGYGTTAAPSTGGEYRERGLMDKIKDKIPGTGGRTDHPTPYGGTTYTGEHQHEGIADKIKDKIPGTGHRDDAYSSHTTSTTAPYGGTTGQHHSTTGQHHSTTAPYGGTTGQHHSTTGQHHSTTAPYGGTTGQHHSTTTPYGGTTGQHHEKKGIMDKIKEKLPGGHH